One part of the Glycine max cultivar Williams 82 chromosome 14, Glycine_max_v4.0, whole genome shotgun sequence genome encodes these proteins:
- the LEA-1 gene encoding uncharacterized protein LOC100802292, protein MSTSDKPEVVERGSKDEKHKEDDQEEGKGGFIEKVKDFIHDIGEKIEEAIGFGKPTADVTAIHIPSINLHKADLVVDVLIKNPNPVPIPLIDIDYLVDSDERKLVSGLIPDAGTIGAHGEQTVKIPVTLIYDDIKQTYADIKPGSIIPYRVKVSLIFDVPILGRLTLPLEKTGEIPIPYKPDIDLEKIHFERFSFEETIATLHLKLENKNDFDLGLNALDYEVWLGDVSIGGAELTKSAKIEKSGISYIDIPITFRPKDFGSALWDMIRGRGTGYTMKGHIDVDTPFGAMKLPISKEGGTTRLKKKKEDRDYDDDDDDED, encoded by the exons ATGTCGACATCTGATAAGCCAGAAGTGGTGGAAAGGGGTAGCAAGGATGAAAAACACAAGGAAGATGATCAAGAGGAGGGGAAGGGTGGATTCATTGAGAAGGTGAAGGATTTCATTCATGACATTGGTGAGAAGATTGAGGAAGCTATTGGGTTTGGGAAGCCAACTGCTGACGTTACTGCGATTCACATTCCATCGATTAATCTTCACAAGGCAGATCTTGTTGTTGATGTGCTCATCAAGAACCCGAATCCGGTGCCAATCCCTCTGATTGACATAGATTACTTGGTTGACAGTGATGAAAGGAAGCTAGTTTCTGGATTGATACCAGATGCGGGTACCATCGGTGCACATGGAGAGCAGACTGTCAAAATTCCTGTCACTTTGATTTATGATGACATCAAGCAAACATATGCTGATATTAAACCTGGAAGCATCATTCCTTATAGGGTGAAGGTTAGTCTCATTTTTGATGTTCCCATCTTGGGAAGGCTAACTCTACCTTTGGAGAAAACTGGAGAAATCCCCATACCATACAAGCCTGATATTGATCTTGAGAAGATTCATTTTGAAAGGTTCTCTTTTGAAGAGACAATTGCAACGCTTCATTTGAAGTTGGAAAACAAGAATGATTTCGACCTTGGCCTCAATGCGCTCGATTATGAGGTCTGGCTTGGTGATGTTAGCATTGGTGGTGCAGAACTCACCAAGTCTGCTAAAATTGAGAAAAGTGGAATTAGTTATATTGATATTCCAATTACCTTCAGGCCCAAGGATTTTGGCTCTGCACTCTGGGACATGATTAGAGGAAGGGGAACAGGTTACACCATGAAAGGACATATTGATGTTGACACTCCCTTTGGAGCAATGAAGTTGCCCATCAGCAAAGAAGGTGGTACTACCCGTcttaagaaaaagaaggaagatcgTGATTATGATGACGATGACGATGATGAG GATTGA